One stretch of Bremerella cremea DNA includes these proteins:
- a CDS encoding glucosamine-6-phosphate deaminase → MKIHVFDDASQLGFAAAKQGAEAIRQAIAERGAASIIVATGASQFDTLAALVAEPGIDWTCVTGFHLDEYLGLDDQHPASFRRYLRERFVSLVPLKAFHYVDGSSDDPRAVCERLGELISQSPIDVAFVGIGENGHLAFNDPPADFETATPYLIVELDEACRQQQAGEGWFATLEEVPTQAISMSCQQILKTKKIICSVPDQRKANAVRNSVEGPVSPQVPASILQTHDDVGLFLDVASASDLTSSLKS, encoded by the coding sequence ATGAAGATTCACGTCTTTGATGATGCTTCCCAACTCGGTTTTGCTGCGGCAAAACAAGGCGCGGAAGCGATCCGCCAGGCGATTGCCGAGCGAGGAGCTGCTAGCATCATTGTGGCGACAGGTGCCTCCCAGTTTGATACGCTTGCGGCGTTGGTGGCGGAACCAGGAATCGACTGGACGTGTGTGACCGGTTTTCATCTCGACGAATATCTAGGCCTAGATGATCAACATCCCGCTTCGTTTCGTCGCTACCTACGAGAGCGATTTGTCTCGCTAGTGCCTTTAAAGGCGTTTCATTATGTCGATGGTTCGAGTGACGATCCTCGCGCCGTTTGCGAACGGTTGGGTGAGTTGATTTCTCAAAGCCCCATTGATGTGGCCTTCGTCGGGATTGGTGAAAACGGGCACTTGGCGTTCAATGATCCGCCTGCTGATTTCGAGACGGCAACGCCCTACTTGATTGTTGAACTGGACGAGGCTTGCCGTCAGCAACAGGCTGGCGAAGGTTGGTTCGCAACCCTGGAGGAGGTGCCAACTCAGGCCATCAGTATGTCCTGCCAGCAAATTCTCAAGACCAAGAAGATTATCTGCAGTGTACCTGATCAACGTAAAGCAAATGCGGTTCGCAATAGTGTGGAAGGACCTGTTTCGCCTCAGGTTCCGGCCTCCATTTTGCAAACCCACGATGACGTCGGCTTGTTCCTAGATGTTGCTTCCGCTTCTGATCTAACGTCATCCCTTAAGTCCTGA
- a CDS encoding N-acetylglucosamine-6-phosphate deacetylase: MPNTKFFDLQINGYNGVDFNQDAISAEDLREACRALQRDNVEGVLVTIITDEIQRMAARLCRIVQLRAADPLVRRVIAGVHVEGPFISDVPGYVGAHPVAHAKQADWGEMESLLEAAEGLVRIVTLAPEQDPTQEVIRRLADQGIVVAAGHTDASIDELDAAIDAGLSMFTHLGNGCPRLMDRHDNIIQRALSRSDRLHFGLIADGAHVPFFALKNYLEIIGMDRVFVVSDAIAAAGCGPGVYPLGDQTVTVGEDGVPRAEDDSHLVGSATTMQQMADNLRRHVGLGAGEIQRLTSGNPRRLLGETVAIPLGLSLNNGDRQPTTS, translated from the coding sequence ATGCCAAATACTAAATTCTTCGATCTGCAAATCAACGGTTACAACGGGGTCGACTTCAATCAAGACGCGATCTCTGCCGAAGATTTGCGGGAAGCATGCCGGGCCTTGCAGCGTGATAACGTTGAAGGTGTGCTGGTCACGATCATTACCGACGAGATCCAACGGATGGCGGCTCGCCTCTGTCGAATTGTTCAATTGCGAGCAGCCGACCCACTAGTGCGACGTGTGATCGCTGGTGTTCATGTCGAAGGACCATTTATCAGTGATGTTCCCGGGTATGTCGGGGCTCATCCGGTCGCGCATGCCAAGCAAGCCGATTGGGGCGAAATGGAGTCGCTGCTTGAAGCAGCGGAAGGGCTCGTCCGAATTGTCACCCTCGCCCCAGAGCAAGATCCTACACAAGAGGTAATTCGGCGTTTGGCGGACCAGGGGATCGTGGTTGCCGCTGGCCATACCGACGCCTCAATCGACGAGCTTGATGCGGCGATTGATGCTGGTTTGTCGATGTTTACTCACCTCGGCAATGGTTGCCCACGGCTGATGGATCGCCACGACAATATCATTCAGCGGGCCCTCAGCCGCTCTGATCGGTTGCACTTTGGCTTGATCGCCGATGGGGCCCATGTTCCGTTCTTCGCCTTGAAGAACTATCTAGAGATCATCGGTATGGATCGCGTCTTTGTGGTTTCCGATGCCATCGCTGCGGCAGGCTGCGGCCCTGGGGTTTACCCCTTAGGTGATCAGACGGTGACCGTGGGCGAAGATGGTGTCCCCAGAGCGGAAGACGACAGCCATTTGGTTGGCTCTGCCACCACCATGCAGCAAATGGCTGACAACCTGCGCCGCCATGTTGGCTTAGGGGCGGGGGAAATTCAACGACTTACCTCTGGAAACCCTCGTCGCTTGCTGGGTGAGACGGTTGCTATCCCCTTAGGCCTAAGCCTGAACAATGGCGACCGCCAGCCTACTACCTCTTAG
- a CDS encoding secondary thiamine-phosphate synthase enzyme YjbQ — protein sequence MHITASVFINDDESGLHEDYKKWLEGLAPFDASPQRYAHNRTGEDNADAHMKRQIMGREVVVAITDGRLDFGPWEQIFYGEFDGRRPKRVLVKVIGE from the coding sequence ATGCATATTACGGCGTCTGTTTTCATTAATGATGACGAATCAGGTCTCCACGAGGATTACAAGAAGTGGCTGGAGGGTCTCGCCCCTTTCGACGCCTCTCCCCAGCGATATGCTCACAATCGAACCGGCGAAGATAATGCCGACGCCCACATGAAGCGACAGATCATGGGCCGGGAAGTCGTCGTAGCGATCACCGATGGTAGGCTCGACTTCGGCCCTTGGGAGCAAATCTTCTACGGCGAGTTCGACGGTCGCAGGCCGAAACGAGTTTTGGTGAAAGTGATCGGAGAATGA
- a CDS encoding secondary thiamine-phosphate synthase enzyme YjbQ — MKSHTEYLTFNLPARMAFENITPKIEEIVQKSGIKEGLLLCNAMHITASVFINDDESGLHEDYKKWLEGLAPFDASPQRYAHNRTGEDNADAHMKRQIMGREVVVAITNGRLDFGPWEQIFYGEFDGRRPKRVLVKVIGE, encoded by the coding sequence ATGAAATCACACACGGAATACCTGACCTTCAACCTTCCGGCTCGGATGGCTTTCGAGAACATCACGCCGAAGATCGAAGAGATCGTTCAGAAGAGCGGAATCAAAGAGGGCCTGCTCTTATGCAACGCGATGCATATTACGGCGTCTGTTTTCATTAATGATGACGAATCAGGTCTCCACGAGGATTACAAGAAGTGGCTGGAGGGTCTCGCCCCTTTCGACGCCTCTCCCCAGCGATATGCTCACAATCGAACCGGCGAAGATAATGCCGACGCCCACATGAAAAGACAGATCATGGGCCGGGAAGTCGTCGTAGCGATCACCAATGGTAGGCTCGACTTCGGCCCTTGGGAGCAAATCTTCTATGGTGAGTTCGACGGTCGCAGGCCCAAGCGGGTCTTGGTGAAGGTGATCGGGGAATAA